A genomic stretch from Elusimicrobiota bacterium includes:
- a CDS encoding NIL domain-containing protein — MVTTRKVVLKFPAQTIGQPVIYNLVKQYGLQFNIMKAAIDPNKEEGIMVIEFSGEKTKYDEGMKYLKSLHVEVQPLSREILRNESKCTHCGACLAICPSEAFVVNPKNKKVDFVKSKCIACELCVKTCPPRAMEVKF; from the coding sequence ATGGTTACAACACGTAAAGTAGTACTAAAATTTCCTGCGCAAACTATTGGGCAGCCGGTGATTTATAATCTTGTAAAACAGTATGGCCTGCAGTTTAATATTATGAAAGCTGCGATTGATCCTAATAAAGAAGAAGGTATTATGGTGATCGAGTTTTCCGGAGAGAAAACAAAGTATGATGAGGGAATGAAGTATCTTAAATCATTACACGTAGAAGTTCAGCCGTTAAGCAGGGAAATTCTTAGGAATGAAAGTAAGTGTACGCACTGCGGTGCGTGCCTCGCGATATGCCCGAGTGAAGCGTTCGTGGTGAACCCAAAAAATAAGAAAGTTGATTTTGTTAAGAGTAAATGTATTGCGTGTGAATTATGCGTGAAAACATGCCCGCCCCGCGCTATGGAAGTAAAATTTTAA
- the acpS gene encoding holo-ACP synthase, which translates to MKIIGTGIDIIEVERIKRIVRSNKRFVAKVFSREEVVYCNQCGKSKWQHYAVRFAAKEAVWKSLSDTSLPLKRISVKNTPQGKPEVYIRGKRVKNIYLSLSHTEHYAVAQAVAVKL; encoded by the coding sequence ATGAAAATTATAGGTACCGGGATTGATATCATAGAAGTTGAACGTATAAAACGTATTGTGCGGTCAAATAAACGTTTTGTTGCAAAAGTGTTCTCTCGGGAAGAAGTTGTGTATTGTAATCAATGCGGGAAAAGTAAATGGCAGCATTACGCTGTAAGGTTCGCTGCTAAGGAAGCTGTATGGAAATCATTATCGGATACGTCATTACCGCTTAAACGTATTTCCGTAAAGAATACGCCGCAGGGTAAGCCTGAGGTGTATATCCGCGGGAAACGGGTTAAGAATATATATCTCTCGCTTTCTCATACAGAACATTATGCCGTCGCTCAGGCGGTTGCGGTTAAGCTTTAA
- a CDS encoding NAD(P)H-hydrate dehydratase codes for MKSMSVFSKLSYRKKESNKYDYGHVLIIAGSRGMAGAGVLAARAALRTGIGLVTVGSISSAWKAMLNAVPEAMALPLKESRNGIITGNNYKKVVEYILSRKVNAVAVGPGLRTARGSQMFVTNILKSKQIGSMPLVIDADGINVLPVGLKYLASREGVSVITPHLGEYQRLTGEQKLDTRTVEQHAKLFAREHKIVCVIKKNKTFVTDGMRVYRNTTGNPGMATAGAGDVLTGIITAMLSMAAGVSVSNKVLTGNDVFDIVTSAVYLHGMAGDIAAGKLTQNSVTASDIVESIPLAWKRV; via the coding sequence ATGAAAAGTATGAGTGTATTCTCCAAGCTGTCTTATAGAAAAAAAGAAAGTAATAAGTATGACTACGGCCATGTATTGATTATTGCCGGTTCACGGGGTATGGCTGGTGCGGGTGTGCTCGCAGCACGCGCGGCGTTGCGTACCGGCATAGGGTTGGTTACCGTTGGGAGTATATCCTCTGCGTGGAAAGCTATGCTTAACGCTGTCCCGGAAGCTATGGCGTTACCGCTGAAGGAAAGTCGTAATGGTATTATTACCGGGAATAATTATAAAAAAGTCGTGGAGTACATTCTTTCCCGGAAAGTTAATGCCGTAGCGGTGGGGCCGGGATTACGTACCGCGAGAGGTTCACAAATGTTTGTTACTAATATATTGAAGTCAAAACAGATTGGCAGTATGCCTTTGGTGATTGATGCTGATGGTATTAATGTTCTCCCTGTAGGGTTAAAATACCTTGCTTCACGGGAAGGGGTTAGTGTTATCACCCCGCACCTTGGTGAGTATCAACGTCTTACAGGTGAACAAAAACTTGATACCCGTACTGTTGAACAACATGCGAAACTGTTTGCACGGGAACATAAAATTGTCTGTGTGATAAAAAAAAATAAAACGTTTGTTACTGACGGTATGCGCGTGTACCGTAATACCACAGGGAATCCCGGGATGGCAACTGCCGGTGCGGGGGATGTTCTTACCGGTATCATAACGGCAATGCTTTCAATGGCGGCGGGAGTATCAGTATCAAATAAAGTGTTAACCGGGAATGATGTTTTTGATATCGTAACTTCAGCAGTATACCTACACGGTATGGCAGGTGATATCGCTGCAGGGAAGTTAACACAAAATAGTGTTACCGCAAGTGATATCGTTGAGAGTATACCGTTGGCATGGAAGAGAGTGTGA
- a CDS encoding amidohydrolase family protein, giving the protein MFIDLHVHLGKRHRKDGLDLTAENVLKAMDKYGIEKAVIQPRAQSPENGFFHFDTFAALDVCKKYPDRYYTFCKLDPRNGKNSPDTDFSWVLDEFVGLGCKGMGELTANLWIDDPRYLNMFKQCGAAGLPCLLHIAARVGYRIYGAADDPGLPRFEKVIQELPGTVFIAHAQAWWAEIANNVAVDKREGYPKGEYPGFGRAYELLKKYPNLYGDISAGSGFNALSRDPEKGYKFLDELQDKLLFGTDICNPEQVLNIVPFMNDALANGKITKVVYDKITHINAQKLLKL; this is encoded by the coding sequence ATGTTTATCGATTTGCATGTTCATCTCGGGAAAAGGCATCGGAAGGATGGGTTGGACCTAACCGCAGAAAATGTGTTGAAGGCAATGGATAAATACGGGATTGAGAAAGCTGTTATTCAACCCCGTGCGCAAAGCCCGGAGAACGGGTTTTTTCATTTTGATACTTTTGCAGCGCTGGATGTTTGTAAAAAGTATCCGGACCGGTATTATACTTTCTGTAAATTAGATCCAAGAAACGGTAAGAATTCGCCGGATACCGATTTTTCGTGGGTACTTGACGAGTTTGTGGGGTTGGGGTGTAAGGGTATGGGTGAACTTACCGCGAATCTTTGGATTGACGATCCAAGGTATCTTAATATGTTCAAACAATGCGGGGCCGCTGGGTTGCCGTGTTTGCTTCATATCGCTGCGCGGGTAGGGTATCGTATCTACGGCGCGGCGGATGATCCTGGTTTGCCAAGGTTTGAGAAGGTTATCCAGGAATTGCCCGGGACAGTTTTTATTGCGCATGCGCAGGCGTGGTGGGCGGAGATCGCAAATAATGTTGCTGTTGATAAACGTGAAGGTTATCCCAAAGGCGAGTACCCGGGGTTCGGGAGGGCGTATGAACTCCTGAAAAAGTATCCAAACCTATACGGCGATATATCCGCGGGTAGCGGGTTCAACGCATTATCGCGTGACCCGGAAAAAGGGTATAAGTTTTTGGATGAACTCCAGGATAAATTGTTGTTTGGTACGGATATCTGCAACCCTGAGCAGGTGTTGAATATCGTACCGTTTATGAATGACGCACTGGCAAACGGGAAGATAACAAAAGTTGTGTACGATAAAATTACGCATATTAACGCTCAGAAGTTGTTGAAACTGTGA
- a CDS encoding M20 family metallopeptidase: MYNKKAGIGNKRVLEHKLVSLRREIHQYPELGNEEVQTSALISRFLETHGVKVLKLNPTGLIGTVKGKGKPGKKVRTVVLRADIDALPIQEHTSHGFVSKIQGKMHACGHDANTAIVAGAAVLLSEQSEKFGGTARFVFQPNEEGSTGARNVVSSGQLDNPKTDVIMGVHVSPSLPVGTIGVKYGAMFAAVDKLEIMITGEGGHAAYPHKGQDLVVAAAEIVQELQTIVSRKMDPTDSVVVTIGTINGGTRWNVLASEVKMTGTIRCFSDDVLNKVRAELRGIVTRVCSKWHAKFVIKNNKSSSPLINNEKVAAFIVDSLENSGIVDVRVIDKPSMGGEDFSVYLNHYPGCFVYAGTGNNAKPATLHQWHHSRFDIDEKGIRPAAEALAYVVRQMLVKGGSFV, translated from the coding sequence ATGTATAACAAAAAAGCTGGGATAGGGAATAAGAGGGTGCTTGAACATAAACTTGTATCCTTACGCCGTGAAATTCACCAGTATCCTGAACTCGGGAATGAGGAAGTACAAACTTCTGCGTTGATTTCGCGGTTTTTGGAAACCCACGGGGTTAAGGTTTTGAAACTTAATCCCACAGGATTGATTGGTACGGTTAAGGGTAAAGGAAAACCCGGGAAAAAGGTTAGGACTGTTGTTCTCCGTGCGGATATTGATGCGTTGCCTATTCAAGAACATACCTCACACGGGTTTGTTTCAAAAATACAGGGTAAGATGCATGCATGCGGGCATGATGCTAATACCGCGATTGTTGCCGGTGCGGCGGTATTACTTTCTGAACAAAGTGAAAAGTTCGGGGGTACCGCCAGGTTTGTATTCCAGCCGAATGAAGAAGGTTCTACCGGTGCGAGGAATGTTGTATCGTCCGGGCAGTTGGATAATCCAAAGACTGATGTTATCATGGGTGTTCATGTATCACCGAGCTTACCAGTGGGTACGATTGGTGTGAAGTACGGCGCAATGTTCGCTGCGGTTGATAAGCTTGAGATTATGATCACCGGGGAAGGCGGGCATGCAGCGTATCCGCATAAAGGACAGGATTTGGTAGTTGCAGCGGCGGAGATTGTACAGGAGTTACAGACAATTGTTTCCCGGAAAATGGATCCCACTGATTCTGTGGTGGTAACTATAGGAACGATTAACGGCGGGACACGGTGGAACGTTCTTGCTTCCGAAGTTAAGATGACAGGTACGATCCGGTGTTTTAGTGATGATGTATTGAATAAAGTAAGGGCTGAACTACGCGGGATTGTTACACGTGTATGTTCAAAATGGCATGCTAAGTTTGTGATAAAAAACAATAAGTCAAGCAGTCCGCTGATTAATAATGAAAAGGTTGCTGCTTTTATTGTTGATAGTTTGGAAAATAGCGGGATTGTTGATGTAAGAGTTATTGATAAACCGTCAATGGGTGGCGAGGATTTTAGTGTTTACCTCAACCATTACCCCGGATGTTTTGTGTACGCAGGGACGGGTAATAATGCTAAGCCGGCAACATTGCATCAGTGGCATCATAGTAGGTTTGATATTGATGAAAAAGGTATACGTCCTGCAGCTGAGGCACTGGCGTATGTTGTAAGACAAATGTTAGTAAAAGGAGGAAGTTTTGTATGA